The following proteins come from a genomic window of Nostoc sp. ATCC 53789:
- a CDS encoding methionine gamma-lyase family protein: MNSLEQLRQAEQALLEIFSGIDTQVKHNLKRVLDAFRNHRVGAHHFAGVSGYGHDDLGRETLDKVFAEVMGAEAAAVRVQFVSGTHAIACALFGVLRPGDEMLAVVGSPYDTLEEVIGLRGKGQGSLIEFGINYRQLELTPEGTIDWQALSTNVTENTRLVLIQRSCGYSWRPSLSIADIEKIVHLVKQQNPNTVCFVDNCYGEFIETKEPTAVGADLMAGSLIKNPGGTIVSAGGYVAGRADLVEASACRLTAPGIGSYGGATFDQNRLLFQGLFLAPQMVGEAMKGTYLTGYVFDKLGYPVNPAPLAPRGDVIQAIKLGSAEKLIAFCKAIQQHSPIGSYLDPIPDEMPGYESKVVMAGGTFIEGSTLELSADGPLREPYVVYCQGGTHWTHVAIALEAAINAIGNAGD; the protein is encoded by the coding sequence ATGAACAGCTTAGAACAGCTGCGGCAAGCAGAACAGGCACTATTAGAAATTTTTTCTGGAATTGACACTCAGGTCAAGCATAATCTAAAACGAGTGCTGGATGCTTTTCGTAATCACCGTGTGGGCGCACACCACTTTGCTGGTGTAAGTGGTTATGGTCACGATGATTTAGGACGAGAAACTTTAGATAAAGTTTTTGCCGAAGTTATGGGTGCTGAAGCTGCGGCCGTGCGGGTGCAGTTCGTTTCGGGAACTCATGCGATCGCCTGTGCTTTGTTTGGTGTTCTCCGTCCTGGAGATGAAATGTTAGCAGTGGTCGGTTCTCCCTACGATACGCTTGAAGAAGTCATTGGTTTACGAGGTAAAGGTCAAGGCTCCCTTATCGAGTTTGGCATAAATTACCGCCAATTGGAGCTAACCCCCGAAGGAACTATAGATTGGCAAGCTTTAAGTACTAATGTGACTGAAAACACTCGTTTAGTGTTAATTCAGCGCTCATGTGGCTATTCTTGGCGACCTAGTTTATCAATTGCTGATATTGAAAAAATTGTCCACTTAGTCAAACAACAGAATCCGAACACTGTTTGCTTTGTGGATAACTGCTACGGCGAATTTATTGAAACAAAGGAACCTACAGCCGTAGGTGCTGATTTAATGGCGGGGTCACTGATTAAAAATCCTGGTGGCACAATTGTCAGCGCTGGCGGTTATGTCGCCGGTCGTGCCGATTTAGTGGAAGCATCCGCCTGTCGCCTCACTGCTCCCGGTATCGGTAGTTATGGCGGTGCTACTTTTGACCAAAATCGCTTGTTATTCCAAGGCTTATTTCTAGCGCCGCAAATGGTCGGAGAGGCGATGAAAGGGACTTATCTGACTGGTTATGTATTTGACAAACTAGGTTATCCAGTGAATCCCGCCCCCCTCGCTCCTCGTGGTGATGTGATTCAGGCGATTAAACTTGGTTCTGCCGAAAAGCTAATTGCTTTCTGTAAAGCTATACAACAGCATTCTCCCATCGGTTCTTACTTAGATCCTATTCCAGATGAAATGCCGGGGTATGAGAGCAAGGTCGTGATGGCTGGGGGGACATTTATTGAAGGGAGTACTTTGGAGTTATCAGCAGATGGGCCTTTGCGTGAACCTTATGTGGTTTATTGCCAGGGGGGGACTCATTGGACTCATGTAGCGATCGCATTAGAGGCTGCGATTAATGCAATAGGAAATGCTGGTGATTGA
- a CDS encoding fatty acid desaturase: MPSNIITFNSPLGSEKSEDTTTKLPFTLGDLKAAIPAECFQPNVTKSLFYFFRDILIIGLLYAVASYLDSWLFFPIFWLMQGTMFWALFVVGHDCGHQSFSKHKWLNDLIGHLSHTPILVPYHGWRISHRTHHKNTGNIDNDESWYPVSESQYKEMPLAQKIGRYYVFLLAYPVYLFKRSPNKEGSHFLPGSSLFKPSEKWDVITSTVLLIGMIGLLGFLTSQWGWMWLLKYYAVPYLVFIVWLDLVTFLHHTEPELPWYRGEDWTFLKGAISSIDRDYGLVNHIHHDIGTHVAHHIFLNIPHYNLLKATEAIKPVMGEYFHKSEEPIWKSLWNSCISCHFVPDTGSQVYYTSNNKLAKD; this comes from the coding sequence GTGCCATCAAACATCATTACGTTCAACAGTCCTCTTGGCTCTGAAAAGTCTGAGGATACGACGACTAAATTACCTTTCACACTTGGGGATTTAAAAGCTGCAATTCCTGCTGAATGCTTTCAGCCCAATGTGACAAAATCACTTTTTTACTTCTTTCGTGACATCTTGATTATCGGTCTGCTTTATGCAGTTGCTTCTTACCTGGATTCTTGGCTTTTCTTTCCGATTTTCTGGCTAATGCAAGGAACAATGTTTTGGGCTTTGTTTGTAGTCGGTCATGACTGCGGACACCAATCTTTTTCTAAGCATAAATGGCTCAATGATTTGATTGGACATCTTTCTCACACACCAATACTTGTTCCTTATCATGGTTGGCGGATTAGCCACAGAACCCATCACAAAAATACTGGTAATATCGATAACGATGAAAGCTGGTATCCAGTAAGCGAATCACAATATAAGGAGATGCCTTTAGCACAAAAGATAGGCAGATATTATGTTTTTCTATTGGCCTATCCTGTGTATTTGTTTAAGCGTTCTCCTAATAAAGAAGGCTCCCACTTTTTGCCCGGTAGTTCACTCTTCAAGCCCTCGGAAAAATGGGATGTTATTACTAGCACTGTCCTTTTGATTGGGATGATAGGTTTACTGGGTTTCCTCACCTCCCAATGGGGTTGGATGTGGTTGCTGAAATATTACGCTGTCCCCTACCTTGTGTTTATAGTTTGGCTAGATTTGGTGACATTTTTGCACCACACTGAGCCCGAACTTCCTTGGTATCGTGGAGAAGATTGGACTTTCCTGAAAGGTGCAATTTCTAGTATTGACCGTGATTATGGTTTAGTTAATCATATTCATCACGATATCGGTACTCATGTTGCTCATCATATATTCCTTAACATCCCTCACTACAATTTGTTGAAGGCAACTGAGGCAATCAAACCAGTGATGGGTGAGTATTTCCACAAATCGGAAGAACCAATTTGGAAGTCATTATGGAATTCATGTATCAGCTGTCATTTTGTACCTGATACTGGTAGTCAGGTTTACTACACATCTAATAATAAGTTGGCTAAGGACTAA
- a CDS encoding acyl-CoA desaturase: MTIATSTKPKINWVNTLFFIGLHIGALFAFVPGNFSWTAVGVGFLLYWVTGGLGVTLGFHRLVTHRSFQTPKWLEYLLVFFGTLSCQGGPIEWIGTHRIHHLNSDTDTDPHDSNKGFWWSHMGWLTHYCPAHADVPRFTKDIAEDPVYQFLEKYFILIQVALGVLLLLLGGWPFVIWGIFVRIVWVYHCTWLVNSATHKFGYQSYDSGDKSTNCWWVAVLVFGEGWHNNHHAFQYSARHGLEWWEIDLTWMTVQLLQAVGLATNVKLAPAKSS, encoded by the coding sequence ATGACAATTGCTACCTCAACCAAACCTAAAATTAACTGGGTTAATACCCTGTTTTTCATTGGACTGCACATCGGCGCTTTATTTGCTTTTGTTCCTGGTAACTTTAGCTGGACAGCAGTTGGTGTGGGTTTCTTGCTGTACTGGGTGACTGGCGGTTTAGGCGTTACTCTAGGATTTCACCGCCTTGTGACCCACCGCAGTTTTCAAACTCCCAAGTGGCTAGAGTATCTCCTGGTTTTTTTCGGGACACTCTCCTGTCAAGGAGGCCCAATTGAGTGGATCGGGACACATCGAATTCATCATTTAAACTCTGATACTGACACCGATCCCCATGATTCTAATAAAGGCTTCTGGTGGAGCCACATGGGTTGGCTGACTCATTATTGTCCAGCTCACGCTGATGTTCCTCGCTTCACCAAAGATATTGCAGAAGACCCAGTTTATCAGTTTTTAGAAAAATATTTCATTTTGATTCAGGTTGCTCTAGGTGTATTACTTTTGCTCCTAGGTGGCTGGCCTTTCGTTATCTGGGGAATTTTTGTTCGCATTGTCTGGGTTTATCACTGCACTTGGTTGGTGAACAGCGCTACTCATAAGTTTGGCTATCAGAGCTATGATTCTGGTGATAAATCGACTAATTGCTGGTGGGTAGCCGTACTAGTTTTCGGTGAAGGCTGGCATAATAACCATCATGCCTTTCAATACTCAGCTCGTCATGGGCTGGAATGGTGGGAAATCGATTTAACCTGGATGACTGTTCAATTGCTACAGGCGGTTGGTCTGGCTACTAATGTAAAGTTGGCCCCAGCAAAAAGTAGTTAG
- a CDS encoding flavin prenyltransferase UbiX, whose product MSNNTKPIILGVSGASGLIYAVRAIKFLLEADYSIELVASKSTYMVWQSEQEIRMPPEPIQQEQFWREQAGVALSGKLRCHPWGDVGAGIASGSFATLGMIIIPCSMSTVAKLAVGLSSDLLERAADVQLKEGRKLVIVPRETPFSLIHLRNLTSLAEVGVRIVPAIPAWYHNPQTIEDLVDFVVARALDQLDIDCIPIQRWEGRR is encoded by the coding sequence GTGTCAAATAACACCAAACCTATCATTTTAGGCGTATCGGGCGCATCTGGTCTGATTTACGCTGTTCGCGCGATCAAATTTTTGCTAGAAGCGGATTATAGTATTGAATTGGTTGCCTCTAAATCTACTTACATGGTTTGGCAGTCAGAACAGGAAATTCGGATGCCACCAGAACCAATTCAACAAGAACAATTTTGGCGAGAGCAAGCTGGAGTTGCCCTTTCGGGTAAACTCCGTTGCCATCCTTGGGGTGATGTTGGAGCCGGGATTGCCAGTGGTTCCTTTGCCACTTTGGGGATGATAATTATTCCATGCAGCATGAGTACAGTAGCAAAGCTAGCGGTTGGCTTGAGTTCTGATTTACTAGAACGGGCAGCAGATGTCCAACTCAAAGAAGGACGAAAACTGGTCATTGTCCCTCGTGAAACGCCTTTTAGCCTCATTCACCTGCGTAACTTAACCTCTTTAGCTGAAGTTGGAGTTAGAATTGTCCCCGCTATTCCGGCCTGGTACCATAATCCCCAAACCATCGAGGATTTAGTTGATTTTGTAGTTGCCCGTGCTTTAGATCAACTAGATATTGACTGCATCCCAATTCAAAGGTGGGAAGGTCGTCGCTAA
- a CDS encoding zinc-dependent alcohol dehydrogenase, whose amino-acid sequence MKAVCWHGVNDVRVETVPDPKILNPRDAIIKITSTAICGSDLHLYNGYIPTMEKGDILGHEFMGEVVELGSAVKNVNIGDRVVVPFTISCGNCFFCNRDLSSLCDNSNPNAWMVEKQMGHSPSGLFGYSHLFGGYAGGQAEYARVPFADVGLFKIPDGLTDEQVLFLTDIFPTGYMAAENCNIQPGDIVAVWGCGPVGQFAIQSAYLLGAERVIAIDRVPERLQMAKEYGKAEILNYEEVDVGEALNEMTGGRGPDACIDAVGMEAHGTDFMALYDQVKQAVRLETDRPTALRQVIVSCRKGGHVSIPGVYGGFVDKVPLGAAMNKGLTLKMGQTHVHKYLRPLLEHVQNGEIDPTFVITHRLPLEQAPHGYEIFKDKKDNCIKVVLKP is encoded by the coding sequence ATGAAGGCAGTTTGCTGGCATGGAGTAAACGATGTGCGGGTGGAAACAGTTCCCGACCCCAAAATTCTCAACCCACGCGATGCCATTATTAAAATTACATCTACGGCAATTTGTGGTTCTGATTTGCATCTTTACAACGGCTACATCCCCACAATGGAAAAGGGCGATATCCTTGGTCATGAATTCATGGGGGAAGTTGTAGAACTTGGAAGTGCAGTTAAAAATGTGAACATAGGCGATCGCGTGGTTGTTCCTTTCACCATCTCCTGCGGTAACTGCTTTTTTTGCAATCGAGATTTATCGTCACTATGCGACAACTCTAACCCCAACGCTTGGATGGTAGAAAAGCAAATGGGGCATTCACCATCAGGTCTATTTGGCTACTCTCATTTATTCGGCGGTTATGCAGGTGGTCAAGCAGAGTATGCACGAGTGCCATTTGCAGACGTGGGTTTGTTTAAAATTCCTGATGGTTTGACGGATGAGCAAGTGCTATTTTTAACAGATATATTCCCTACTGGGTATATGGCTGCTGAAAACTGCAACATTCAACCCGGTGATATTGTCGCTGTTTGGGGTTGTGGCCCAGTCGGACAATTTGCTATTCAAAGCGCATATCTTCTTGGTGCAGAGCGTGTTATTGCCATTGACCGCGTTCCCGAACGCCTACAAATGGCTAAAGAATACGGTAAAGCTGAAATCCTTAACTACGAAGAAGTGGATGTTGGCGAAGCACTCAATGAAATGACTGGGGGTCGTGGCCCTGATGCTTGCATTGATGCAGTGGGAATGGAAGCACACGGTACAGATTTCATGGCGTTATACGACCAAGTAAAGCAAGCAGTACGTCTAGAAACAGACCGTCCAACGGCATTACGGCAAGTAATTGTGTCTTGTCGTAAGGGTGGTCATGTATCAATTCCAGGGGTTTATGGTGGCTTTGTAGATAAAGTGCCGTTGGGCGCTGCCATGAATAAGGGTCTAACTTTAAAAATGGGACAAACCCATGTCCATAAGTATTTACGACCCTTGCTAGAACACGTTCAAAATGGTGAAATCGATCCAACCTTTGTCATTACCCACCGATTACCTCTAGAACAAGCGCCCCACGGCTACGAAATTTTTAAAGACAAGAAAGATAACTGCATCAAAGTTGTACTCAAACCTTAG
- a CDS encoding HAMP domain-containing sensor histidine kinase, translated as MKMGLRTRLFFSHLVVMIVGVASLVSISKISSPRLFVLHLERLENQGFDLIDVRTELVTGFELAWRRSTIWSVLVGTTAAGGLSYWVSRRIMQRLTEMEQITQKFAAGQMDARLPMSDIPELNGLGASFNRMAASLEGVEARRREVIGDMTHELRTPLTVVRGYLEELADGEIEASPEIYRRLAKETRRLERLVNDLQELSKAEAGYLPINIQRVNLRPLLESLVEKFTDQLLEDGPVLLLQCPSVLPLVLADIDRTEQVLVNLLGNAVRYTNEGSIIIRVGTEASLLWIAVIDTGIGIAPENLPHVFERFWRADQSRDRHSGGTGIGLTISHRLIELQGGQIQVESELGVGSTFRFFLPLA; from the coding sequence ATGAAGATGGGGCTGAGAACGCGCCTATTTTTCTCCCACTTAGTAGTAATGATCGTGGGGGTAGCTAGTCTGGTGAGCATTAGCAAAATCTCTTCCCCCCGCTTATTTGTGCTGCATTTGGAACGATTAGAAAATCAGGGGTTTGACTTAATTGATGTTCGGACTGAATTGGTTACAGGATTTGAACTTGCTTGGCGGCGCAGCACTATTTGGTCAGTTTTAGTCGGTACTACGGCAGCCGGAGGATTGAGTTACTGGGTGTCCAGACGAATTATGCAGCGCTTGACGGAGATGGAACAAATCACCCAAAAATTTGCTGCTGGTCAGATGGATGCAAGACTACCTATGTCTGATATTCCAGAACTGAATGGACTGGGTGCTAGTTTCAACCGAATGGCAGCCAGTTTAGAAGGGGTGGAAGCGCGGCGGCGAGAGGTGATTGGAGACATGACCCATGAACTAAGGACACCGTTAACGGTTGTGCGTGGTTACTTGGAAGAACTGGCTGATGGCGAAATTGAAGCGTCTCCTGAAATTTATCGGCGTTTAGCTAAAGAAACTAGGCGCTTAGAGCGGCTGGTGAACGATTTGCAAGAACTGTCTAAGGCAGAAGCTGGTTATTTGCCAATTAATATACAACGGGTAAATCTGCGTCCGTTATTAGAGTCGTTAGTGGAGAAATTCACCGATCAATTGTTGGAAGATGGGCCAGTTCTGCTCTTACAATGTCCATCTGTGCTACCTCTTGTATTGGCGGATATTGACCGCACAGAACAGGTGTTGGTTAATTTACTTGGTAATGCGGTGCGTTACACTAACGAAGGTTCAATTATCATTCGTGTTGGGACTGAAGCTTCTCTTCTGTGGATTGCGGTTATAGATACAGGTATTGGTATAGCTCCAGAAAATTTGCCTCATGTGTTTGAGCGTTTCTGGCGAGCCGACCAATCGCGCGATCGCCATTCGGGAGGTACTGGTATTGGTTTAACTATTTCCCATCGTTTGATTGAATTACAAGGCGGTCAGATTCAGGTAGAAAGCGAGTTGGGAGTTGGCAGTACGTTTCGGTTTTTTCTGCCTTTGGCTTAA
- a CDS encoding SRPBCC family protein, whose translation MTSTSGEKLSTSQTEASEVERWASLIGGGAMVLMGLRQGSLRGALTALAGGGLIYQGATKQSTIQKAQEAIGINQPIKVEKTVTINKSAEELYRFWHDFENLPTFMKHLKSVKVHNEKRSHWIANAPLDNTVEWDADILEDRENEFISWASVEGADVDNSGFVRFKKAPGDRGTEVKVVLEYNPPGGALGATVAKLFGEEPEQQIGDELRRFKMLMETGEIATTEGQPSGRK comes from the coding sequence GTGACTTCAACATCAGGTGAGAAATTAAGTACCAGCCAGACTGAAGCTAGTGAAGTGGAGCGTTGGGCATCTCTGATTGGTGGCGGTGCTATGGTGCTGATGGGTTTAAGGCAAGGTTCTTTGCGGGGAGCGCTGACGGCTTTAGCAGGTGGTGGTTTGATTTATCAAGGTGCAACCAAACAAAGCACAATCCAGAAAGCACAGGAAGCAATAGGGATAAACCAACCTATCAAAGTTGAAAAGACGGTAACAATTAACAAATCGGCAGAAGAATTGTATCGTTTTTGGCACGACTTTGAGAATTTGCCCACATTTATGAAGCATCTCAAATCTGTCAAGGTGCATAACGAAAAACGTTCTCATTGGATAGCCAATGCACCCTTGGATAATACCGTAGAATGGGATGCAGATATTCTGGAAGATCGGGAAAATGAATTTATTTCTTGGGCTTCTGTAGAAGGTGCAGACGTTGATAATTCTGGTTTTGTTCGCTTCAAAAAAGCACCAGGCGATCGCGGCACAGAAGTTAAGGTTGTTTTGGAATATAATCCACCCGGTGGAGCATTGGGAGCTACCGTAGCTAAACTTTTTGGTGAAGAACCAGAACAACAAATTGGTGATGAATTGCGCCGCTTCAAGATGCTAATGGAAACAGGCGAAATCGCCACCACCGAAGGTCAACCTTCTGGACGCAAGTAG
- a CDS encoding fatty acid desaturase, producing MTTSIINSQKLSDEPGNSDFRLKDIIKTLPRECFQQNRRKAWTQVILSVLAVALGYYSLIITPWFLLPLAWIFTGTALTGFFVIGHDCGHRSFAKRRWVNDLVGHFFMMPLIYPFHSWRIKHNYHHAHTNKLDEDNAWHPIRPEVFENWDTTKQSAFKLFMRKRLWWVGSIGHWAVVHFDWRNFKTKDQSSIKLSVAVVVVFAAIAFPLLIATTGIWGFVKFWLVPWMVYHFWMSTFTIVHHTAADVPFATANKWNEALAQLSGTIHCDYPHWVEILCHDINVHVPHHISTAIPSYNLRLAYSSIKENWGPYLHDECQFSWPLMKQITDECQLYTTDVGYKTFNEHYTEQ from the coding sequence ATGACTACATCAATAATTAACAGCCAAAAATTAAGTGACGAGCCAGGCAATTCCGACTTCCGGCTCAAAGATATTATCAAAACCCTGCCACGCGAATGTTTTCAGCAGAACCGTCGCAAAGCTTGGACACAAGTCATACTAAGTGTCTTGGCAGTTGCCTTGGGTTATTACAGCCTGATCATCACTCCTTGGTTTCTTTTGCCCCTAGCCTGGATTTTTACGGGCACTGCTTTAACAGGTTTTTTTGTTATTGGCCATGATTGTGGTCACAGGTCTTTTGCCAAACGTCGTTGGGTAAATGATTTGGTGGGGCATTTCTTCATGATGCCGTTAATTTACCCTTTTCACAGTTGGCGCATTAAGCATAATTATCACCATGCCCATACCAACAAGTTGGATGAGGACAACGCTTGGCATCCAATCAGACCAGAAGTGTTTGAAAATTGGGATACAACTAAGCAGTCTGCTTTTAAGCTGTTTATGCGTAAACGCCTCTGGTGGGTAGGTTCCATTGGACATTGGGCTGTTGTGCATTTTGATTGGCGGAACTTCAAAACAAAAGACCAATCCAGTATCAAGCTTTCTGTGGCTGTAGTAGTTGTGTTTGCTGCGATCGCTTTCCCGCTTCTGATCGCCACAACTGGTATCTGGGGATTTGTCAAGTTCTGGCTAGTACCCTGGATGGTTTACCATTTTTGGATGAGTACTTTTACTATTGTTCACCATACTGCCGCAGATGTTCCTTTTGCGACAGCGAACAAGTGGAACGAAGCTTTAGCACAGTTATCTGGCACTATTCATTGCGATTATCCGCATTGGGTAGAAATCCTGTGCCACGATATCAATGTTCATGTCCCTCATCATATTTCCACCGCTATTCCTTCTTATAATTTGCGGCTAGCTTACAGCAGCATCAAAGAAAATTGGGGGCCTTATCTCCATGATGAGTGTCAGTTTTCTTGGCCTTTAATGAAGCAAATTACAGACGAGTGTCAACTGTACACAACTGACGTTGGTTATAAGACTTTCAACGAACATTATACAGAGCAATAA
- a CDS encoding NYN domain-containing protein has protein sequence MIITNFSKQRNEFKEPKVLKTKPHWQGQNLSDTTVKSKEPKIQDTTSDSSVINSLNRGRVAIFIDGLNLFHTALQLGIEIDYVKLLCHLTNGSRLLRAFFYTGVDTSNEKQQGFLLWMRRNGYRVVAKDIMQPAENFKKSNLNVEIAVDMITLAPYYDTAVLVSGDGDLAYAVNAVSRMGVRVEVVSLQTTTSESLIDVADCFIDLDSIKAHIQKDSNLGYSYRTPSNSNL, from the coding sequence ATGATTATAACTAATTTTAGCAAACAAAGAAATGAATTCAAGGAACCTAAAGTACTCAAAACTAAACCACATTGGCAAGGGCAAAATTTGAGCGATACTACGGTCAAAAGTAAAGAGCCTAAAATACAAGATACTACATCTGATAGTTCAGTTATCAACAGCTTGAATCGTGGTCGAGTTGCTATTTTTATTGATGGCTTAAACCTATTTCATACAGCTTTACAACTCGGCATCGAAATTGACTACGTTAAATTGCTTTGTCATTTAACCAATGGTTCAAGACTGTTGCGGGCTTTCTTTTATACTGGGGTTGATACCAGCAATGAAAAGCAACAGGGTTTTTTATTGTGGATGCGTCGTAATGGCTATCGTGTAGTAGCTAAAGATATTATGCAACCAGCAGAGAATTTCAAAAAATCAAATCTGAACGTAGAAATTGCTGTAGATATGATAACTTTAGCTCCTTATTATGATACTGCGGTCTTAGTCAGTGGCGATGGAGACTTAGCTTATGCGGTGAACGCTGTCAGCAGAATGGGAGTTCGGGTGGAAGTGGTGAGTCTACAAACTACTACTAGTGAAAGCTTGATTGATGTTGCTGACTGCTTCATTGACCTCGATAGTATTAAAGCACACATTCAAAAAGATTCTAATCTTGGCTATAGTTATCGCACACCGTCAAATTCAAACCTTTAA
- a CDS encoding response regulator transcription factor — protein sequence MDILIVEDEPEIAHLIQLSLEKEGFFCRISRDGINALRMFQEQPPDLIILDLMIPGLDGLEVCARIRQKPGTKDPYILMLTAKGEEIDRVIGLSTGADDYMVKPFSPRELVARVRALLRRSLRQGGQNQVNRTQHFIVDVDQRTASRQMNSQQPEILDLTTLEFNLLTTFVSNPGRVWNRTQLIDKLWGDNFFGDERVVDTHVARLRKKIEPDSASPTFIKTVVGVGYKFEDPPVA from the coding sequence ATGGATATTTTAATAGTTGAAGATGAGCCAGAAATTGCTCATTTAATCCAATTATCTTTAGAAAAAGAAGGATTTTTTTGTCGCATTAGCCGCGATGGGATAAATGCTTTACGAATGTTTCAGGAGCAACCACCTGATTTAATCATTCTAGATTTAATGATTCCTGGTTTGGATGGGTTGGAAGTTTGCGCCAGAATTCGCCAGAAACCGGGTACAAAAGATCCTTACATTTTGATGCTCACAGCTAAGGGCGAGGAAATCGATCGTGTGATTGGTCTATCTACTGGCGCTGATGATTACATGGTTAAACCCTTTAGCCCTAGAGAGTTGGTAGCTAGGGTGCGGGCATTATTGCGGCGTAGCCTCCGCCAAGGGGGACAAAATCAAGTCAATCGTACTCAACACTTTATCGTCGATGTAGACCAGCGCACTGCCAGCCGTCAGATGAATTCTCAGCAACCGGAAATTTTGGACTTAACTACCCTGGAATTTAACTTACTAACCACTTTTGTTAGCAATCCTGGTAGAGTTTGGAATCGCACTCAACTAATTGATAAACTTTGGGGAGATAACTTTTTCGGCGATGAGCGAGTGGTTGATACTCATGTAGCTAGGTTGCGAAAAAAGATTGAGCCTGATTCAGCAAGTCCTACTTTTATTAAAACGGTTGTGGGAGTGGGCTATAAATTTGAAGATCCTCCGGTAGCGTAA
- a CDS encoding LapA family protein has protein sequence MAVIRLILLVAVLGGLTLLLVQNWSPVLSLVFLGVRTQPLPLAIWILFSTTTGAFTSLLIATLFNLSNYFGAGQRQTPDRRSTTSPRAKATPREESTSRATPPPASKKEEPTSDEFDDWETNGSRDDDWNFDEKSEEAPTPNPQAQPARDSKIYERQSEAKSSSQSGSVYSYSYREPKNTAVGKTESVYDADYRVIIPPYQPPTTNQADDDDWEFFDDDEDFEDDDKRPRR, from the coding sequence ATGGCTGTAATTCGCTTAATTCTATTGGTGGCGGTACTGGGAGGACTAACGCTGTTGTTAGTTCAAAATTGGTCGCCTGTCCTATCGCTAGTATTTTTGGGCGTGCGAACTCAACCATTACCACTAGCGATATGGATTTTGTTCAGTACTACCACAGGTGCTTTCACATCTTTATTGATTGCTACCTTGTTTAACTTATCCAATTATTTTGGGGCAGGACAACGCCAAACTCCTGACCGCCGAAGCACAACTTCGCCTCGTGCAAAGGCAACCCCAAGAGAAGAATCTACATCTCGTGCCACTCCACCACCAGCTAGTAAAAAAGAAGAGCCTACTAGTGATGAATTTGATGATTGGGAGACAAATGGCAGTAGAGATGATGATTGGAACTTTGATGAAAAGTCCGAGGAAGCGCCTACACCTAATCCTCAAGCTCAACCTGCTAGAGACTCGAAAATCTACGAACGTCAATCAGAAGCCAAAAGCAGTTCTCAGTCTGGTTCAGTTTACTCCTACAGCTACCGTGAGCCTAAAAATACGGCTGTGGGAAAAACTGAATCCGTTTATGATGCCGATTACCGAGTAATCATCCCTCCTTATCAGCCACCCACAACTAATCAAGCGGATGACGATGATTGGGAATTTTTTGATGATGATGAGGATTTTGAGGATGATGATAAACGCCCCCGTCGGTAA
- a CDS encoding cupin domain-containing protein, with product MSDTTVIKVDSSHSPKGQLGQKYLASGKSISMRLWENEQPNEPKEPTAREYETVGYVITGRAELHIEGQTILLEPGSSWVVPKGASHTYKILEAFTAVEATSPPAQVHGRDEN from the coding sequence ATGTCTGATACAACCGTTATCAAAGTAGACTCTAGTCATTCGCCTAAAGGTCAACTTGGTCAGAAATATCTTGCATCTGGCAAAAGCATTTCTATGCGCCTGTGGGAGAATGAGCAACCGAACGAACCTAAAGAGCCAACAGCACGGGAATATGAAACTGTTGGTTATGTAATCACTGGCCGTGCAGAATTGCATATTGAAGGGCAAACAATTTTACTAGAGCCTGGAAGTTCTTGGGTTGTACCCAAAGGAGCCAGCCATACTTACAAAATCCTAGAAGCATTTACTGCTGTTGAGGCAACCAGTCCACCCGCTCAAGTTCACGGGCGAGACGAAAACTGA